Proteins encoded in a region of the Pseudomonas shahriarae genome:
- a CDS encoding acyl-CoA dehydrogenase — MLPNDEQLQISNTARQFAQERLKPFAAEWDREHRFPREAIAEMAELGFFGMLVPEQWGGCDTGYLAYAMALEEVAAGDGACSTIMSVHNSVGCVPILKFGNDLQKEQFLKPLASGAMLGAFALTEPQAGSDASSLKTRARLEGDHYVLNGCKQFITSGQNAGVVIVFAVTDPAAGKRGISAFIVPTDSPGYTVARVEDKLGQHASDTCQILFEDVKVPVANRLGEEGEGYKIALANLEGGRVGIAAQSVGMARAAFEAARDYARERESFGKPLIEHQAVAFRLADMATQIAVARQMVHYAAALRDSGKPALVEASMAKLFASEMAEKVCSAALQTLGGYGYLSDFPLERIYRDVRVCQIYEGTSDIQRMVISRNL; from the coding sequence ATGTTGCCCAATGACGAACAACTGCAAATCAGCAACACGGCCCGGCAATTCGCCCAGGAGCGGCTCAAACCGTTCGCTGCCGAGTGGGACCGCGAGCATCGCTTCCCCAGGGAGGCTATCGCTGAGATGGCCGAGCTGGGTTTTTTCGGCATGCTCGTGCCGGAACAGTGGGGCGGCTGCGACACCGGCTACCTGGCCTATGCAATGGCCCTGGAAGAGGTCGCTGCCGGTGATGGCGCCTGCTCGACCATCATGAGCGTGCACAACTCGGTGGGCTGCGTGCCCATTCTCAAGTTCGGCAATGACCTGCAGAAAGAACAATTCCTCAAGCCCCTGGCCAGCGGCGCAATGCTCGGTGCGTTTGCCTTGACCGAACCCCAGGCCGGGTCCGATGCCAGCAGCCTGAAAACCCGCGCGCGTCTTGAGGGCGATCATTACGTGCTCAATGGCTGCAAGCAGTTCATCACCTCCGGGCAGAACGCCGGGGTGGTGATTGTATTTGCCGTGACCGATCCTGCGGCCGGCAAGCGTGGGATCAGCGCGTTTATCGTGCCCACCGACTCGCCGGGCTACACCGTCGCGCGGGTCGAGGACAAGCTGGGCCAGCATGCGTCCGACACCTGTCAGATTCTGTTTGAGGATGTGAAGGTGCCGGTCGCCAACCGCCTGGGCGAGGAGGGCGAAGGCTACAAAATCGCCCTGGCCAACCTGGAGGGCGGTCGCGTGGGTATTGCCGCGCAATCGGTGGGCATGGCCCGTGCGGCGTTCGAAGCTGCCCGGGATTACGCCCGTGAGCGGGAAAGCTTCGGCAAACCGCTGATCGAGCACCAGGCTGTAGCGTTTCGCCTGGCGGACATGGCCACCCAGATCGCCGTGGCCCGGCAGATGGTGCACTACGCGGCGGCCCTGCGCGACAGCGGCAAGCCTGCGCTGGTGGAGGCGTCCATGGCCAAGCTGTTTGCCTCGGAAATGGCCGAGAAAGTCTGTTCTGCCGCCTTGCAAACCCTGGGTGGATACGGTTACCTGAGCGACTTCCCGTTGGAGCGGATCTACCGTGATGTGCGGGTCTGCCAGATTTATGAAGGCACCAGTGATATTCAGCGCATGGTCATTTCGCGCAATCTTTGA